Proteins encoded within one genomic window of Streptomyces sp. NBC_00523:
- a CDS encoding class I SAM-dependent methyltransferase yields the protein MSTAPIPPDWREANRRMWDERVPIHAGGDFYDLGSFRAGKDALRPFEVAEVGDVTGRSLLHLQCHIGLDTLSWARHGAAQVVGLDFSEPAVETARALAEDLGLGPDRAAFVAADVYDAAQAVPDSSYDIVYTGVGALNWLPDIERWAETAASLVKPGGFLYLAEFHPLTDCLDDETGSRIVHDYFSREAWVDETPGTYADFDAPTVHNRSVEWQHPVGSVVSALAAAGLRIEFLHEHDVSLFARFPVLKRGGDDFFRFPSDRPRIPLMYSLKATRPTA from the coding sequence ATGTCCACCGCTCCGATACCGCCCGACTGGCGCGAGGCCAACCGCAGGATGTGGGATGAGCGTGTGCCCATCCATGCAGGCGGTGACTTCTACGACCTGGGCTCCTTCCGCGCGGGGAAGGACGCCCTGAGGCCCTTCGAGGTGGCCGAGGTCGGTGATGTGACCGGACGCTCGCTGCTGCACCTGCAGTGCCACATCGGACTCGACACGCTCTCCTGGGCGCGGCACGGCGCGGCGCAGGTCGTCGGCCTCGACTTCTCCGAACCGGCCGTCGAGACCGCTCGCGCCCTCGCCGAGGACCTGGGGCTCGGCCCCGACCGCGCGGCCTTCGTCGCCGCCGACGTGTACGACGCGGCCCAGGCCGTACCGGATTCCTCGTACGACATCGTCTATACGGGCGTCGGCGCGCTGAACTGGCTGCCCGACATCGAGCGCTGGGCCGAGACGGCCGCGTCGCTGGTGAAGCCCGGTGGCTTCCTGTACCTCGCGGAGTTCCATCCGCTCACGGACTGCCTGGACGACGAGACGGGTTCGCGGATCGTGCACGACTACTTCAGTCGCGAGGCATGGGTGGACGAGACGCCGGGTACGTACGCGGACTTCGATGCCCCAACCGTCCACAACCGCAGCGTCGAGTGGCAGCACCCGGTGGGCAGCGTGGTGTCCGCGCTGGCCGCCGCCGGTCTGCGGATCGAATTCCTCCACGAGCACGATGTCTCGCTCTTCGCGCGTTTCCCGGTCCTGAAACGCGGCGGGGACGACTTCTTCCGCTTCCCGTCGGACCGTCCGCGCATCCCGCTGATGTACTCCCTCAAGGCCACCCGCCCGACGGCCTGA
- a CDS encoding S9 family peptidase encodes MTEATGSPTTASAPLWEQRFRAPRVSLPDWAEDAPDRALFVSNATGTYELYAWDRATGEQRQVTDRPNGTTDGVLTPDGEAVWWFDDTDGDEFGVWMRRPFHGGVDTESAPAAPGLGPSYPAGLAIGRDNTAVIGRSTDEDGTTVHVVRPGEAPVEIYRHRESAGVGDLSHDGTLIALEHTEHGDAMHSALRVVRPDGTTVAELDDTEGGTKELGLAVLGFAPVAGDTRLLVGHQRRGRWEPMIWDPVAGTQTDLAIDLPGDVGAEWYPDGSALLIEHGFEARSELWRYEPAAADGKTVRVETPTGTVSGATARPDGTVEYLWSSAAEPPVVRSTTGAVVLDPPGAKAPASVPVEDVWVDGPGGRIHALVQRPAAPAEGPFPTVFEIHGGPTWHDSDAFAAGPAAWVDHGYAVVRVNYRGSTGYGRAWTDALKHRVGLIELEDIAAVREWAVKSGLADPAKLVLAGGSWGGYLTLLGLGTQPGDWALGLAAVPVADYVTAYHDEMEALKAMDRTLLGGTPEEVPERFEASSPLTYVDAVRAPVYISAGVNDPRCPIRQVENYVDRLKDRAAVHEVYRYDAGHGSLVVEERIKQVRLELDFARRHLSGGSPAGPGDPVGQGEEVPTGGA; translated from the coding sequence ATGACTGAGGCCACTGGTTCCCCGACGACCGCATCCGCCCCACTGTGGGAGCAGCGCTTCCGCGCTCCCCGGGTATCGCTGCCCGACTGGGCCGAGGACGCGCCGGACCGCGCGTTGTTCGTCTCCAACGCGACGGGGACCTATGAGCTGTACGCGTGGGACCGGGCGACCGGTGAGCAGCGTCAGGTGACCGACCGGCCGAACGGGACGACGGACGGCGTGCTGACACCGGACGGCGAGGCCGTGTGGTGGTTCGACGACACCGACGGGGACGAGTTCGGGGTGTGGATGCGCCGGCCGTTCCACGGCGGCGTCGACACCGAGTCCGCACCGGCCGCCCCCGGTCTCGGGCCGTCCTATCCGGCCGGGCTCGCGATCGGCCGGGACAACACGGCGGTGATCGGCCGTTCGACGGACGAGGACGGCACGACGGTCCACGTCGTACGGCCCGGCGAGGCCCCCGTGGAGATCTACCGGCACCGCGAGTCGGCCGGGGTCGGCGACCTGAGCCACGACGGGACGCTGATCGCGCTGGAGCACACGGAGCACGGGGACGCGATGCACTCCGCGCTGCGCGTGGTCCGGCCGGACGGGACGACGGTCGCGGAGCTGGACGACACCGAGGGGGGTACGAAGGAGCTCGGCCTCGCGGTCCTCGGCTTCGCCCCGGTCGCCGGGGACACCCGGCTGCTGGTCGGACACCAGAGGCGCGGACGCTGGGAGCCGATGATCTGGGACCCGGTGGCGGGCACGCAGACGGACCTGGCCATCGACCTGCCGGGCGACGTGGGCGCCGAGTGGTATCCGGACGGCTCCGCGCTGCTCATCGAGCACGGCTTCGAGGCCCGCAGCGAGCTCTGGCGGTACGAGCCCGCCGCGGCCGACGGCAAGACGGTCCGGGTGGAGACGCCGACCGGCACGGTCTCCGGCGCCACGGCCCGCCCGGACGGGACGGTCGAATACCTGTGGTCGTCGGCGGCCGAGCCGCCCGTCGTCCGCTCCACGACCGGCGCGGTGGTGCTCGACCCGCCGGGTGCCAAGGCCCCGGCCTCGGTGCCCGTCGAGGACGTGTGGGTGGACGGGCCCGGCGGCCGGATCCACGCGCTCGTCCAGCGTCCGGCGGCCCCCGCCGAGGGGCCGTTCCCGACGGTCTTCGAGATCCACGGCGGCCCCACCTGGCACGACAGCGACGCCTTCGCGGCCGGTCCCGCGGCCTGGGTGGACCACGGCTACGCGGTCGTCCGGGTCAACTACCGCGGGTCGACCGGCTACGGACGGGCGTGGACGGACGCGCTCAAGCACCGGGTCGGGCTGATCGAGCTGGAGGACATCGCGGCGGTACGGGAGTGGGCGGTGAAGTCCGGCCTCGCGGACCCGGCGAAGCTCGTCCTGGCCGGCGGCTCCTGGGGCGGTTATCTCACGCTGCTCGGCCTCGGGACGCAGCCCGGCGACTGGGCGCTCGGGCTGGCCGCAGTCCCCGTCGCGGACTACGTCACGGCGTATCACGACGAGATGGAGGCCCTGAAGGCGATGGACCGCACGCTGCTGGGCGGGACGCCGGAGGAAGTGCCCGAACGGTTCGAGGCATCGTCGCCCCTGACGTACGTCGACGCCGTGCGCGCCCCGGTCTACATCTCCGCCGGGGTCAACGACCCGCGCTGCCCGATCCGCCAGGTGGAGAACTACGTGGACCGGCTGAAGGACCGGGCCGCCGTGCACGAGGTCTACCGGTACGACGCGGGGCACGGCTCGCTCGTCGTGGAGGAGCGGATCAAGCAGGTCCGGCTGGAGCTCGACTTCGCCCGCCGGCACCTGTCCGGGGGGTCGCCGGCGGGGCCCGGGGACCCGGTCGGCCAGGGCGAGGAGGTGCCGACCGGGGGCGCG